The following nucleotide sequence is from Oncorhynchus kisutch isolate 150728-3 linkage group LG29, Okis_V2, whole genome shotgun sequence.
ACAGTTGCCAGTTCTCCCCGGGAAAATGGCGTCCGCAGGTACTAACTTCTTTATTTTACAGCGGAGTCGTTCTCCAACCCTCTGGCTCCGGATGGGCATGAGGTGGAGGACCACCGGTCAGCACTTCAGTAAGTGAGGCTTTTGTTGCCGTTTACAGTATTTGCATGACAACACATTTGGTCACCACATCAGCCTTTGGGTCATGAGAACAGAGGACCCAGTGTGATGACACTTATTGAATATGTCTGAGATGTTTTGATTGGTTCGCCGTACATTTTGGACGAGTACGAATGGGCTGAAAGTCTTCCAAGACTACACATACTGTGCGACTTAACCTCCCCTCGCCTTTTTTTTCAGGTCCAAGCTGACAAATGAGGACTTCCGTAAACTTTTGATGACCCCTCGTGCCACGCCCTCGTCAGCTCCCCCATCCTCCAAATCCTCCAGACATCATGAGTGAGTGATGGATTTACAGTGCCATAGAGTAGTCTGTTGGATCACAAATATATTAATGAAATGGCAGATTTGGGGATTAAGTCCAAGTACACAGTCTTATGAATCAACACTTCTAGAACTGAATGAGCTTTTTTACAGGATGCCCCGGGACTACAGCGAAGAGGATGATCCTGCAGCCCGTAGACGGAAGAAGAAAAGGTGATTCTTTCATTAAGGGTGGCAGAGCCTATAATAACTGTCTTATAATTTGATTAAACGGAATGTTTGTTGTCACACTGCCAGAGGTCTCTCAGCTGTCACCAACTGACCTTTGCCCTCTGCTACCCCTATAAGTTATTACGCCAAGCTGCGTCAGCAGGAAGTGGAGAGGGAGCGGGAGTTAGCTGAGAAGTATCGTGACCGTGCCCGGGAGCGTCGTGATGGCGTCAACAAGGACTATGAGGAGACAGAGCTCATCAGCACAACAGCCAATTACAGAGCAGTGGGGCCCACAGCCGAGGCGTGAGTTTCCCATAATGCTACGGTCTACTCCCCACTGGGAGTGATGGTGTATGGATGTGTTCTGTATGAATGTTCATGGTGATGTATTGTGTCGACAGGGATAATTCAGCAGCTGAGAAGAGACGGCAGATGATCCAAGAATCTAAGTTCTTGGGTGGTGACATGGAACACACTCACTTGGTGAAAGGGTTGGATTTTGCCCTTTTGCAGAAGGTCAGTCTATTGTCCTTTTCATGATGCTAGGGTTCATTAATAAACAGAAGCTTCCTGCCCAGATTCTTGGTCTTTGCCATTAGAATAGCGTTTCAAGTTCTGGGGAGCTGGTCTAGTGGTAGTTCTGCTGCCCCCTGACCAAAATGCCCCTAAGGGCAGTGATTTCATTCCCTTTCCACCAGTCACTTCCTGAGCTTTATCCCTCTTACTGTCTCCCTTATCTACATGTTTAACCTGGACCTGTCAATAAAACTTGAGTCACGTTTTAGAAAAAAGGGGGGTAAAAGAATAGCATTTTAACCTAAAATGAACGAATCTGAAGATGCTTGAGCTCAGATGATCAGTAACAGTCATGTAGTAGTTGTAGAATGCCATCTATATTGTAGAAGATATCTGGTTTGAAGTATGCTGAAGCTAAGGGATGCTAATTCCTTGGCTGTTCCAATGGGACACACTGTCattgctctctccctcgctgAAAAGAGTGAAAATGCAAAGTAGGTCACCCTGTTCTATCACTCCTGCAGTGTAGACCAAGAGGTGAAGAAAACATCCTCTGCTGTGCCATATAATGGAACAAGCAAGGGACTGTGTCGACCTACAGGAAATAGTTGACATGGATATCATGCTTGTCTACTTGCAGGTACGTGCTGAGATCACCAgcaaggagaaggaggaggaagatatgATTGAAAAAGTAACAAAGGAAGTCAAGTATGTGTATTCATATTTTCCCCACTCTTCATCATTATTTTCTCATAGCATAGAACGTTATTTTTATCCTGAACGAGCTCTCCAGTGTCCTCATTCCAGAGAAATTAACCTGTATTCTTTCCTCCAGGAAAGAGATTGAACCAGAGGAGAAAATAGAGTTCAAGACACGTCTAGGTAATAGTCCTTATCTACTGGAATTTGAGCCCATGTAAAGGTAAATCACTCCAGTTGGTTGGTGGTGTTGACTGTCTTTCTGCTCCACCCTCAGGAAGGAATATCTACCGGATCATGTTCAAGGGCCGCCAGTTTGAGAGGAATGAGCTGTTCCTGCCCGGCCGTATGGCATACGTAGTGGACCTGGAGGATGAGTACGCAGACACCGACATCCCCACCACACTGATCCGCAGCAAGGCCGACTGCCCCACCATGGAGGTCCGACTGCACTGCAGACCACAATAACATAGAATGTCTATTAGTCATGGTTTATATAGAGGTATGCATAACTTTTCTCTCTTCAGGCTCAGACAACTCTCACCACCAACGACATTGTCATCAGCAAGCTGACCCAGATCCTGTCCTACCTGCGACAAGGGACCCGCAacaagaagatgaagaagaaggaaAAAGGAGGTTGGCCTTAATGACTTTGATTGGTTCACAACTGGATACTGATACCTACCCCTTTTTTCATGGCATCCGTTTGTTTATCTACAGTTCACAATTAAGTGATTTCCAGTGGTTTCTTCTTACAGGGGTGAAAATTGATGAGAAGAAAGTTCCAGGACCAGAGGCAGACGTAAGGTCAGTGTTATTGCTTTCCATAAAGGCAGTTTTCAGTTAAACACTTTCTGTTTCTTTGGAGATCTGTTGTTCCCATTGAACTTGAACCATTCCTTTCTCCATCCTAACAGCATCTTCGATGACATCGGGGACTACGCCCCATCTACCTCCAAGGCCATCCGGGACAAGGAGAAGGAACGCTaccgggagaaagagagggaccgggagcgggacagagagagggagcgggagagggagagagaaagagacaaggaggAAGAAAAGAGACGCCACAGCTACTTCGAGAAGCCCAGAGCAGATGACGATGAGACCGTGGAGACTGAGACAGGTAATTCATCAACCATATCATACAAATAACATgctctttttaaaatgtattattgaTCCCCATTCAACCCAATTACACATTCTGACCTCTGGCCTGTCTATCCTCTTCGGACCATACAGGTCCAGGATCAGTGAAGGACCAGATCAAGCTGATCAATGAGAAGTTTGCAGCAACTCCCCAGTGGCCAGGAGAAACATATCCTTTTCACTGTTTGGGCCAGAGAGCCACATTATCTTGGCTTACATATCTAGACTTGACAATGTCTTCATTCCCAGTATTTAGACTGGATAGAGGG
It contains:
- the ik gene encoding protein Red, giving the protein MPERERGERETESFSNPLAPDGHEVEDHRSALQSKLTNEDFRKLLMTPRATPSSAPPSSKSSRHHEMPRDYSEEDDPAARRRKKKSYYAKLRQQEVERERELAEKYRDRARERRDGVNKDYEETELISTTANYRAVGPTAEADNSAAEKRRQMIQESKFLGGDMEHTHLVKGLDFALLQKVRAEITSKEKEEEDMIEKVTKEVKKEIEPEEKIEFKTRLGRNIYRIMFKGRQFERNELFLPGRMAYVVDLEDEYADTDIPTTLIRSKADCPTMEAQTTLTTNDIVISKLTQILSYLRQGTRNKKMKKKEKGGVKIDEKKVPGPEADVSIFDDIGDYAPSTSKAIRDKEKERYREKERDRERDRERERERERERDKEEEKRRHSYFEKPRADDDETVETETGPGSVKDQIKLINEKFAATPQWPGETAGSRGRKEEKLGDFFGMSNSYAECYPATMDDLAVDSDEEVDYTKMDQGNKKGPLGRWDFDTQDEYSEYMNNKEALPKAAFQYGIKMSEGRKTRRFKETNEKAELDRQWKKISAIIEKRKKAEADGEKPKRPKY